One Alligator mississippiensis isolate rAllMis1 chromosome 1, rAllMis1, whole genome shotgun sequence genomic window carries:
- the LOC102567042 gene encoding synaptonemal complex protein 1, whose product MDNTTSSIESEYIQNLQQQIYFLELEASFLRTQTKKTTDLQPLIISETEHVFKKLQELQTQADGLHLELKRKESSLNMLQADRERINNQINVANELHSKEKQALVEEIVQLKKRKEQAYRETSDKEMEILRAKQELEQQETNLSNSEQKVLAIQSKLKQRSEQQKAVEVQLSETRIELLKLQTAVHEMEDKILKKTAVIHDQITHNIRGEISFLHQQVQEKELLAEQDHFLRNKMMGDYASLTKENTMLRSQLLELKKQLDIERALREESYTSHSSSITQLLTMKDHEEDLQREIKRHQELLMKEKNNFQDLMEKIHILETGRTSLDLSIATMNSRTAELKGMLAKEEQDNIELQRDKALLIDLVSNLQNQLTFPSLQLVGRESKLSQASAMMLQLDENISALKRKHELHQSLQSEKWQEISKMASSMRKLTKSVTDVAEIMGKY is encoded by the exons ATGGATAATACAACTTCAAGTATAGAATCTGAATACATTCAGAACCTCCAGCAGCAGATCTACTTCCTTGAACTGGAAGCCAGTTTTCT TCGGACGCAGACTAAAAAAACTACAGATCTTCAACCCCTCATCATTTCTGAAACTGAGCATGTGTTTAAAAAACTCCag GAATTACAAACGCAAGCTGATGGCCTCCACTTGGAACTAAAGCGAAAGGAAAGCAGTTTGAATATGCTGCAAGCAGACAGAGAGCGAATTAATAACCAGATCAATGTAGCAAATG AACTTCATTCTAAAGAAAAGCAGGCTTTAGTAGAAGAGATCGTACAactgaagaaaaggaaagaacagGCATATAGAGAAACATCTGACAAAGAAATGGAGATACTTCGTGCTAAGCAGGAGTTGGAACAGCAAGAGACCAACCTGAGTAACAGTGAACAGAAAGTCCTTGCAATACAGTCAAAG TTGAAGCAGCGGTCAGAGCAGCAGAAGGCAGTGGAGGTGCAGCTTTCTGAAACGAGAATAGAACTTTTGAAATTGCAAACTGCAGTGCATGAAATGGAGgacaaaatacttaaaaaaacagCAGTGATACATGACCAGATCACACATAATATCAG AGGTGAGATAAGTTTTCTTCATCAGCAAGTGCAAGAGAAAGAGCTACTGGCAGAGCAGGATCATTTCTTAAGAAACAAAATGATGGGTGATTATGCATCCTTGACCAAAGAAAATACTATGCTGAGATCCCAGCTCTTGGAGCTAAAAAAACAACTGGACATA GAGAGAGCACTCAGGGAAGAAAGCTATACATCACATTCTTCCAGCATTACTCAGCTTCTAACCATGAAGGACCATGAAGAGGATCTACAGCGTGAAATCAAGAGACACCAAGAGCTTTTGATGAAAGAAAAGAACAACTTCCAAGACCTTATGGAAAAG ATTCATATTTTGGAAACAGGAAGAACATCTCTTGACTTAAGTATTGCAACAATGAATAGTCGAACAGCTGAACTGAAGGGTATGCTGGCTAAAGAGGAACAAGACAATATTGAACTGCAAAGAGATAAAGCTTTATTGATTGATCTTGTATCTAATTTACAAAACCAG CTTACGTTTCCCTCATTACAGCTTGTTGGGAGGGAGAGTAAACTTTCTCAAGCCTCAGCTATGATGCTGCAGCTTGATGAGAATATTTCAGCATTGAAAAGGAAGCATGAGTTACATCAGTCTCTTCAGTCAGAAAAGTGGCAGGAAATCTCCAAAATGGCAAGTTCGATGAGGAAACTCACAAAATCTGTGACGGATGTAGCTGAAATCATGGGGAAATATTAG